The Candidatus Dechloromonas phosphoritropha genome includes a region encoding these proteins:
- a CDS encoding serine/threonine-protein phosphatase yields MLITVDACAAQHQGDRKEQQDRLAILPHVHQRGVALAVVADGMGGHTGGALAAEQVVYTAKNSFECFSPRLEMARILLENSMLEAHLMVKASRFMNEKDPHSTAVMLLLQPGKATWAHCGDSRLYRFRDGEPIFRSVDHSYVEYLIASGRLTPEEALSHPNRNILITSLGGKEDPRFDFGEAHDLTGGDSFVICSDGLWAYFDDAEMGRIVAENSARRASEILVDAARARAAGGGDNLSLVIIKLNETRPAVAAPDTARRQ; encoded by the coding sequence ATGCTCATAACGGTCGATGCGTGCGCGGCACAGCACCAGGGGGATCGCAAGGAACAACAGGATCGTCTCGCGATCCTTCCGCATGTTCACCAGCGCGGGGTGGCGCTGGCGGTCGTCGCCGACGGCATGGGCGGCCACACCGGTGGCGCACTGGCCGCGGAACAGGTGGTGTATACGGCGAAGAACAGCTTCGAGTGCTTTTCGCCGAGGCTGGAAATGGCGCGGATCTTGCTAGAAAATAGCATGCTCGAGGCGCATCTCATGGTCAAGGCCTCGCGTTTCATGAACGAGAAAGATCCGCACAGCACGGCGGTGATGTTGTTGCTGCAGCCTGGAAAGGCAACCTGGGCTCACTGCGGCGACAGTCGCCTCTATCGCTTTCGCGACGGGGAGCCGATTTTCCGCAGCGTTGATCATTCCTATGTCGAGTACCTGATCGCCAGCGGGCGTCTCACGCCCGAGGAGGCGCTGTCGCATCCCAATCGCAATATCCTGATAACGTCGCTGGGCGGCAAGGAAGATCCGCGGTTCGATTTTGGCGAAGCCCACGACCTGACCGGGGGCGACAGTTTCGTGATCTGCTCGGACGGCCTCTGGGCCTACTTCGATGACGCGGAGATGGGCCGCATAGTCGCCGAGAATTCGGCACGCAGGGCTTCGGAAATTCTGGTCGACGCGGCGCGTGCCCGGGCCGCCGGAGGCGGCGACAACCTGTCGCTGGTGATTATCAAGCTGAACGAGACAAGACCTGCCGTGGCTGCTCCCGACACCGCCCGGCGACAGTGA
- a CDS encoding efflux transporter outer membrane subunit, whose protein sequence is MPARNIRPAKIGLFSVLTVTLALAGCAVGPDYQRPEATLPATYSQAPTDESATAPVDPDWWTLFGDADLNALVQQALAANQDLQAAVARLEAADAFAREVGAAYYPAVGLDAATSRLGTSGVTYNGQQMGGATYNNRRAALILSYEIDLWGRIRRQNEAAGADALSSRFARDSVRLALIGNVANEYLALRSHDAEIAVSQNTVDSREETVRIVRARLDAGNASGLELAQAENSLASAQSQLSQLKRLRGLSENQIGLLTGQPGLRIPAGDFAKLPLPPMPPTGLPSTLLEARPDVRQAEEKLIAANARIGVAKAAYFPTISLTGIYGSESMALSNLFTGPAGIWSAALGLTMPVFDAGRTGARVDQASAGQKEALANYRMTMQSAFKDVNDALVALRELRAEEAANIAQLEAAQRSLKLSQARYEAGYAGFLDVLDAQRTTNVAQLTYLNSRKNRLGAAVDLFKALGGGWREDI, encoded by the coding sequence ATGCCCGCCCGGAATATCCGCCCCGCAAAAATCGGCCTTTTTTCGGTGTTGACCGTAACGCTCGCCCTCGCCGGATGCGCGGTCGGCCCGGACTACCAGCGCCCCGAGGCGACCTTGCCGGCAACCTACAGTCAGGCGCCAACCGACGAAAGCGCCACGGCACCGGTCGATCCGGACTGGTGGACGCTCTTTGGCGACGCCGACCTCAACGCCCTCGTCCAGCAGGCCCTGGCCGCCAATCAGGATCTGCAAGCGGCCGTCGCCCGTCTGGAAGCCGCTGACGCCTTTGCCCGCGAAGTCGGCGCCGCGTATTATCCGGCTGTCGGCCTTGATGCCGCCACCAGCCGCCTGGGCACCAGCGGCGTGACTTACAACGGCCAGCAGATGGGCGGCGCCACCTACAACAACCGCCGCGCCGCGCTCATCCTTAGCTACGAAATCGACCTCTGGGGCCGCATCCGGCGCCAGAACGAAGCCGCCGGCGCCGACGCACTGTCCAGCCGCTTTGCCCGCGACAGCGTACGACTGGCGTTAATCGGCAACGTCGCCAACGAGTATCTGGCCCTGCGCAGCCACGATGCGGAAATTGCCGTCAGCCAGAACACCGTCGACTCCCGCGAAGAGACCGTGCGCATTGTCCGGGCGCGGCTTGATGCCGGAAATGCCTCGGGGCTCGAACTGGCACAGGCCGAAAACTCGCTCGCCTCCGCCCAGTCACAACTCAGCCAGCTCAAGCGACTGCGCGGACTTTCCGAGAACCAGATCGGCCTGCTCACCGGCCAGCCGGGATTGCGCATTCCTGCCGGCGATTTCGCCAAGCTTCCCCTGCCCCCGATGCCCCCCACCGGCCTGCCCTCGACCCTGCTCGAAGCCCGTCCGGACGTGCGCCAGGCCGAGGAAAAACTGATCGCCGCCAACGCCCGCATCGGGGTTGCCAAAGCCGCCTACTTTCCGACAATCAGCCTGACAGGCATCTACGGCAGCGAGAGCATGGCGCTTTCCAACCTGTTCACCGGCCCTGCCGGCATCTGGTCGGCCGCGCTCGGCCTCACCATGCCCGTTTTCGATGCCGGCCGCACCGGTGCCCGTGTCGACCAGGCAAGCGCCGGCCAGAAGGAAGCGCTGGCCAACTACCGGATGACCATGCAGAGCGCCTTCAAGGACGTCAACGACGCCCTGGTTGCCCTGCGTGAACTGCGCGCGGAAGAAGCCGCCAACATTGCCCAACTGGAAGCCGCGCAACGTTCGCTCAAGCTGTCGCAGGCGCGCTATGAGGCCGGTTATGCCGGCTTTCTGGACGTACTCGATGCACAGCGGACGACAAACGTCGCCCAATTGACTTATCTGAACAGCCGCAAGAACCGGCTTGGCGCCGCGGTAGACCTCTTCAAGGCGCTCGGCGGCGGCTGGCGCGAAGACATCTGA
- a CDS encoding DEAD/DEAH box helicase, whose product MTFADLGLVPELLRAVLDEGYTKPTPIQAQAIPLLISGVDIMGGAQTGTGKTAAFVLPILQRILPFASSSPSPARHPVRALILAPTRELALQVYESVKSYSKHTPVRSMCAFGGVDIKPQITELKKGVEILVATPGRLLDHVENKSVSFNSVQALVLDEADRMLDMGFIPDVTRILNMLPKQRQSLLFSATFSEEIKRLADTMLKSPVLIEVARRNQVSETITHRVYPVSEFGKRGLLIKLLKSSEIRQCLVFMRTKQGCSRLTRELQRAGIHADAIHGDKSQLERIKALDAFKDGTTHALIATDVAARGLDIDDLPYVINYELPHTPEDYVHRIGRTGRACKQGNAISLVCAREVGYLVDIEKLIKRPIEQVEVAGFEPEPEYEYPPGNKRKRSSAPPIKAPIAQRPERPAQSDRRPPRRSPMVAADGFDFSKPYEDTAPCAELPDSPKPPAKVDPHKPRRIVAALLGGLGKR is encoded by the coding sequence ATCACCTTTGCCGACCTTGGCCTGGTGCCCGAACTGTTGCGCGCCGTACTCGACGAGGGCTATACCAAGCCGACGCCGATCCAGGCCCAGGCCATCCCGCTGCTGATCAGCGGGGTGGACATCATGGGTGGCGCCCAGACCGGCACCGGCAAGACCGCCGCCTTCGTGCTGCCGATCCTCCAACGCATCCTGCCCTTCGCCAGCAGCAGCCCGTCGCCGGCCCGGCATCCGGTGCGCGCGCTGATCCTTGCGCCGACCCGCGAACTGGCGCTGCAGGTCTACGAGTCGGTCAAGTCCTACAGCAAGCACACGCCGGTCCGCTCCATGTGCGCCTTCGGCGGCGTCGACATCAAGCCGCAGATCACCGAACTGAAGAAGGGGGTCGAGATCCTCGTCGCCACACCGGGCCGCCTGCTTGACCACGTCGAGAACAAGAGCGTCAGCTTCAACTCGGTGCAGGCGCTGGTCCTCGACGAGGCCGACCGCATGCTCGACATGGGCTTCATCCCGGATGTCACGCGCATCCTGAACATGCTGCCGAAACAAAGACAAAGCCTGCTCTTCTCGGCGACCTTCTCGGAAGAAATCAAGCGCCTCGCCGACACCATGCTCAAGTCGCCGGTGCTGATCGAAGTCGCCCGCCGCAACCAGGTTTCCGAGACGATCACACACCGCGTATACCCGGTATCCGAATTCGGCAAGCGCGGCCTGCTGATCAAGCTGCTGAAATCGAGTGAAATCCGCCAGTGCCTGGTCTTCATGCGCACCAAGCAGGGCTGCTCGCGGCTGACCCGCGAGTTGCAGCGCGCCGGCATCCATGCCGATGCCATTCACGGTGACAAGAGCCAGCTCGAACGCATCAAGGCGCTCGACGCCTTCAAGGACGGCACGACGCACGCGCTGATCGCCACCGATGTCGCCGCCCGCGGCCTCGATATCGACGACCTGCCCTACGTTATCAACTACGAGTTGCCGCACACGCCGGAAGACTATGTGCACCGCATCGGCCGTACCGGCCGCGCCTGCAAGCAGGGTAATGCCATTTCACTGGTTTGTGCGCGTGAAGTCGGCTATCTGGTCGATATCGAGAAACTGATCAAGCGGCCGATCGAGCAGGTCGAGGTCGCCGGTTTCGAACCGGAGCCGGAGTACGAATACCCGCCGGGCAACAAGCGCAAGCGCTCGTCCGCGCCGCCGATCAAGGCACCGATCGCCCAGCGTCCGGAACGCCCGGCGCAGAGCGACCGGCGTCCGCCGCGGCGCAGCCCGATGGTCGCCGCCGACGGTTTCGACTTCAGCAAGCCTTACGAGGACACGGCGCCGTGCGCCGAGTTGCCGGATTCCCCAAAGCCGCCGGCCAAGGTCGACCCACACAAGCCGAGGCGGATCGTTGCGGCGCTGCTCGGCGGTCTCGGCAAGCGCTAG
- a CDS encoding TetR family transcriptional regulator, producing MVRRTKEDAQETRNRILDTAVEVFSRQGVAQTSLNDIAKEAGVTRGAIYWHFANKVAMFDAMIERLICPLLINSAEREAHLVADPLGFIQAATNEFLEKMQIDGSFRSVFEIFWHKCEYVGEMATLRDSHLDEGQNHIEVIQRAFSLAQEKGQINRTLTPHQATIGLIALIDGLLFNWTRMPEMFPLASYALHILDVWFSGLGVPMPR from the coding sequence ATGGTCAGAAGAACCAAGGAAGACGCCCAGGAAACCCGCAACCGGATTCTCGACACGGCGGTCGAGGTCTTCAGTCGGCAAGGCGTCGCGCAAACCTCGCTGAACGATATCGCCAAGGAAGCTGGTGTCACGCGCGGCGCCATCTACTGGCATTTTGCCAACAAGGTCGCCATGTTCGATGCGATGATCGAGCGCCTGATCTGCCCCTTGCTGATCAACAGCGCGGAACGGGAGGCGCATCTGGTGGCAGACCCGCTCGGTTTTATTCAGGCAGCGACCAACGAATTTCTCGAAAAGATGCAGATCGACGGCAGTTTCCGCAGCGTATTCGAGATTTTCTGGCACAAGTGCGAATACGTCGGCGAAATGGCCACCCTGCGCGACTCGCATCTTGACGAAGGCCAGAACCACATTGAGGTCATTCAGCGTGCCTTCTCACTGGCTCAGGAAAAAGGCCAGATCAACCGCACACTGACCCCGCACCAGGCAACCATCGGCCTGATCGCCCTGATCGACGGATTGCTCTTCAACTGGACCAGAATGCCCGAGATGTTTCCGCTGGCCAGCTATGCCCTCCACATTCTCGACGTATGGTTCAGCGGACTCGGCGTTCCGATGCCGCGCTGA
- the glcE gene encoding glycolate oxidase subunit GlcE, translated as MTLDDLVAALRSAHDSQTQLRIRGAGSKDFYGGMLAGEVLDVAAYAGIIAYEPTELYVTAKCGTPLDEIEAALVEKGQMLAFEPPRFSGATVGGCVATGLSGPRRQQAGAVRDFMLGVKLVDGAGQVLEFGGQVMKNVAGYDISRLLAGSLGTLGVLAEVTVKVLPLPVAEQTLVFDINESEAVKRLNQWGGQPLPISASFWHDGKLWLRLSGARAAVAAAISKLGGAVAVDAEKHWNLVREQTHPAFAAAVLWRLALPSGAPSPGLDGLRAIEWGGALRWYAGEPGEIHAAVRGAAARLGGHAVLYRAPESLRCREGAFAPLPPAMLALHRRLKKAFDPRAILNPGRLYAEF; from the coding sequence ATGACGCTCGATGATCTCGTTGCGGCGCTCCGTAGCGCCCATGACAGCCAGACGCAATTACGCATCCGCGGTGCTGGCAGCAAGGATTTCTACGGTGGCATGCTGGCCGGCGAGGTACTGGATGTTGCGGCTTACGCCGGCATCATCGCCTACGAACCGACCGAACTTTACGTTACTGCCAAATGCGGTACGCCATTGGATGAGATCGAAGCGGCGCTGGTCGAGAAGGGGCAGATGCTCGCTTTCGAGCCGCCGCGATTTTCCGGTGCCACGGTCGGCGGCTGCGTCGCCACCGGCTTGTCCGGTCCGCGTCGTCAGCAGGCCGGTGCGGTGCGCGATTTCATGCTCGGCGTGAAATTGGTTGATGGCGCCGGTCAGGTGCTCGAATTTGGCGGTCAGGTCATGAAGAATGTCGCTGGCTACGACATTTCGCGGTTGCTTGCCGGCAGCCTTGGTACGCTGGGCGTGCTGGCCGAGGTGACGGTGAAGGTGTTGCCGCTACCGGTGGCCGAGCAGACGCTGGTTTTCGACATAAACGAAAGCGAGGCGGTCAAACGGCTCAACCAGTGGGGCGGCCAGCCTTTGCCGATTTCCGCGTCGTTCTGGCATGACGGAAAGCTCTGGCTACGGCTGTCCGGAGCCAGGGCCGCCGTCGCGGCAGCGATCAGCAAGCTGGGTGGGGCTGTTGCGGTCGACGCCGAAAAACACTGGAATTTGGTGCGTGAGCAAACGCACCCGGCGTTTGCCGCTGCTGTACTCTGGCGTCTGGCGCTGCCCTCCGGCGCGCCATCACCGGGCCTCGACGGCCTGCGCGCCATCGAGTGGGGCGGCGCCTTGCGCTGGTACGCCGGCGAGCCGGGCGAAATTCACGCTGCCGTGCGCGGCGCGGCGGCGCGTCTCGGCGGTCATGCCGTGCTTTATCGGGCGCCGGAATCGCTGCGCTGCCGCGAAGGCGCTTTTGCACCGTTGCCGCCGGCCATGCTCGCGCTGCATCGCCGGCTGAAAAAAGCCTTCGATCCGCGCGCTATCCTCAACCCCGGTCGTCTCTACGCGGAGTTCTGA
- the glcF gene encoding glycolate oxidase subunit GlcF, with protein MDTRLADFIRDTPAGKEAEAILRTCVHCGFCNATCPTYQLLGDELDGPRGRIYLIKQVLEGQPVSEKTRLHLDRCLTCRSCETTCPSGVKYSHLLDIGRQVVEQKLPRKGGAALTRWVLRNALPRPLVFGPAVKLGQLVRPLLPSAFADKLPPDSQGKAKPWPEALGHRRRMLVLAGCVQPALAPNINAATARVLDKLGIKLFEERKAGCCGAVRFHLNDQDAAKNDMRRNIDAWWPHVEAGVEAIVVTASGCGVQVRDFGRVLANDAVYAEKAAKISALCRDPSEVLAAEQAHLQALLEAPHGARGKVAFHSPCTLQHGLKIRGVTEGLLVAAGYELVPVADGHLCCGSAGTYSLLQPELSRRLRDNKLAALMAGSPLLIATANIGCLTHLQAGSVLPARHWIELVDAAMP; from the coding sequence ATGGATACCCGACTTGCCGATTTCATCCGCGACACACCGGCCGGCAAGGAGGCGGAGGCGATCCTGCGGACTTGTGTGCACTGCGGTTTCTGCAACGCGACCTGTCCGACCTACCAGTTGCTTGGCGACGAGCTCGATGGGCCGCGCGGCCGCATCTATCTGATCAAGCAGGTGCTCGAAGGGCAGCCGGTCAGCGAAAAGACCCGCCTCCATCTCGACCGCTGCCTGACCTGCCGCTCGTGCGAGACGACCTGCCCGTCCGGCGTCAAATACAGCCATCTGCTCGACATCGGACGTCAGGTGGTCGAGCAGAAACTGCCGCGCAAGGGCGGCGCTGCGCTGACCCGCTGGGTGCTGCGTAACGCCTTGCCGCGCCCGTTGGTGTTTGGCCCGGCGGTGAAGCTGGGCCAACTGGTGCGCCCGTTGCTGCCTTCCGCGTTCGCCGACAAGTTGCCGCCGGATAGCCAGGGAAAGGCGAAGCCGTGGCCGGAGGCGCTTGGCCATCGACGCCGCATGCTGGTGCTGGCCGGCTGCGTGCAGCCGGCGCTGGCGCCGAATATCAACGCGGCGACGGCGCGCGTGCTGGACAAGCTGGGTATCAAGTTGTTCGAGGAAAGGAAGGCAGGCTGCTGCGGCGCCGTGCGTTTCCACCTGAACGACCAGGATGCGGCCAAGAATGACATGCGGCGCAACATCGATGCCTGGTGGCCGCATGTCGAGGCCGGCGTCGAGGCGATCGTCGTCACCGCTTCCGGCTGTGGCGTGCAGGTCAGGGACTTTGGTCGTGTACTGGCGAACGATGCGGTCTACGCCGAAAAGGCGGCAAAAATCAGTGCTCTCTGTCGCGACCCCTCGGAAGTGCTCGCCGCCGAACAGGCGCATCTGCAGGCCTTGCTTGAAGCGCCTCATGGCGCGCGCGGCAAGGTGGCTTTCCATTCGCCGTGTACCTTGCAGCACGGACTGAAGATACGCGGCGTCACCGAAGGGCTGCTGGTGGCAGCCGGCTACGAGCTGGTTCCGGTGGCGGACGGGCATCTGTGCTGTGGTTCGGCCGGCACCTATTCGCTGCTCCAGCCGGAATTGTCGCGACGCCTGCGCGACAACAAGCTGGCGGCACTGATGGCGGGTTCGCCGCTGCTTATCGCCACCGCCAATATTGGCTGCCTGACCCATCTGCAGGCGGGAAGCGTTCTGCCGGCCAGGCACTGGATCGAGCTCGTCGACGCGGCGATGCCCTGA